The following DNA comes from Fusarium verticillioides 7600 chromosome 9, whole genome shotgun sequence.
ATCCCGAGAAGGCTTTGCGCTTTGTCACTACTTCAACAAATACTGTCGTTGTGACAGAGCACATCTTCCATACAGCAAGGGGGTCGTGTCATCCGCCACACGACAATGGTGCCGTTGCGGTAATTGACGGCGAAACAGTAAAGCTGACCCCTTTCCGAACAGCCAATGTACCGCCCCCTATGTCAATGTTCGATATCATGGTTCCTGCGGCGGCAGTTGACGTTGCATTTGGACGTGACAACACGTCCTTTGCGGTTCTTCACCGAAAGGGTATCGATGTTTATGAGTGGCCCGTCAAGAACGGTAGATCCATCAAGCCGAAGCTCTCCAAGAAGGTATTatttgatgagatggcaaGCCCTGGATACAATGCTCTTTTGCGAATCGCCGCTGTAGCTGATGCTTTTCATTACTTCGGTtacgaagaggagaagggctTTGTTCAGCGATTCGTACACGCTGCGGGCGAAGGCAAAACATCTCTCGCAGATGTCAACTCTCGGGAGGTTCTCGTCGCCACAACCGGATATCAAGACGATAATTCATTTACTGGGTATGGCCAGGACAACTCGGGAAAGCTATTCCAGATCAGCGAGTCTGGAAATGAGACGCTGCCTGTGCAATTCCAAACACACCTGCCTTGGTTTGAGATTagcaaggttgatgatgagattgttgcCTTTGGCCTCTCCAGGAACGGCCATATTTATGCCAATTCTCGTCTCCTGGGAAAGAACTGTACTTCATTCATCGTCACACCCAGCCATCTTATATTCACTACCAATAACCACTTGGTCAAGTTTGTTCACTTGTCCGCCAACGTCGATGGTAAGTCACTCTTTTGTCTGTCGACTACCAACTAATGCCCCCTTAGATCTTGAAGTCCCTGCAGATGACCCCGAGACCGACGAACGCTGCCGCAGTGTGGAGCGTGGATCTCGACTCGTCACAGCTATTCCCGCCAACATGAGCATTGTTTTGCAGATGCCGCGTGGAAACCTGGAGACTGTCTTCCCTCGAGCCATGGTCGTGGCAGGTATCCGTAGcctgattgatgagaagaactaCGCTCGAGCATTCTCATACTGTCGTAGTCAGCGTGTAGATATGAACATTCTCTACGACCATCAGCCCGAGCAATTCTTGGCCAATGTTAGCCTTTTCCTCGACCAGATCCCTGACGTCGCTCATATCgatctcttcctttcttctctccggTATGCTTTCTTGTTTCAAACTCTCAGGGCCATCACTAACCTAGACCAGTGCCGAAGATGTTACTCAGACCATGTATCAAGATACGAAGCGATCTACCAACTTTGGAGCTGATGCGATTTCCTCCGACTTGTCGTCGCCCGCACCACGGGGTTCTGCTGTAAAGGTCAACACGGTTTGCGATGCTCTTCTCGAGGCCCTCCAGAGTCGCAAGGCTACCAACCTTCAAAATACCATTACCGCCCACGTTTGCAAATCTCCACCTGCGCTCGACGACGGCCTTCTTTTAGTCGCTGAGCTGATGcgtgaggatgagaagattgcTGAAAAGGCAGTCGAGCATATCTGCTTCCTAGTCGACGTCAATCGACTATATGAGAATGCCCTTGGGCTCTATAACCTTGATCTGGCCCTTCTTGTCGCTCAGCAATCCCAGCGCGATCCTCGCGAGTACCTCCCATTCATTCAGAACCTACACTCCCTCCCCGAACTGAGACGTCActtcgagattgacgatcATCTTGAGCGTCGTGTCAAAGCCCTTGGTCATCTCCAAACATTGGATGTATTTGATGAACTCCTTGCTTATACCACCAAACACTCCCTATACCACGACGCTCTTCGTCTATACCGCTACGACCCTCCTCGCCTTCAAGAGCTCACGGCCGCTTACGCTGCCTATCTCGAGTCTACATCAGCCTATCGAGAAGCAGGCCTTGCGTACGAGTCACTCGAGAACTGGGCCAAGGCAACGAGTTGCTACCGAACCGCCGGCGCAACATGTTGGCAAGAGTGTCTTTACACTgcagctcagcagcaacctccCATGTCCGCTGAGGCTATGTCCGACCTTGCCAACAATCTTGCAGATGCTCTCTGGGAAGCAAAGGACtactctgctgctgctaccatCCACCTCGAATATCTTGACTCTATTGACATGGCTGTTCGTTGCCTATGCAAGGGCTATCATTTTGCAGATGCCATTCGTCTCGTTGTTCAACGCAAACGCCCTGACCTCCTTACTGCCAGTGTCGATACTGGCCTCGCCGATGCGCTAGGCACAACGACCGAATTCCTGGCTGACTGCAAGGcccagctcaaggctcaggTTCCTCGCGTTGCCGAGCTTCGCCGTAAGGCCATTGAAGACCCTCTGGCTTTCTACGAAGGAGATCGTGCTGGTGGTATGGACATCCCTGATGATGTCTCTGTCGCCGCCTCTTCCCGAGTCAGCACCAGCGCATCGCTCTTTACGCGATATACAGGCAAGGCTGGGAGTGTTGGAACCGCTGGGACGGGAGTCAGTCGCGCCACAAGCAAGAACCGTAAGcgcgaggagaagaagcgtgCTCGTGGACGAAAGGGAACAGTCTACGAGGAAGAGTATCTTGTCAACAGTATTCGTCGTCTTATCGACCGCGTCAGTGCTGCTGCTCCAGATGCCGAGCGCCTCATCTTCGCGCTTGTGCGGAGGAACATGCCCGAGCGTGCGCGTGCTGCCGAAGCTCTCATGGCTGAGGTATCTGAGGCTTGCACTGCTGCGGTAGCTGAGGTGTTCAAGGTGCCAGAGGCCGAGCAGAAGAATGATGCTGAGCCAACCTGGCAGGCTACAGGAGGCGAAGCTGTATTGCAGGACTTTGTGATGGGGCAGGGCAAGAAGTTGGAGCCCCCGATTGTTAAGGGGGTTAAGAAGCTTACGCTTTTAgggtcatgatgaagacttATGTCAAAAGTTGTGCTTAAACGATCAAATACAATCAAGAAGTAAAATATGTGCCTGCTCTCATGGCAGTTCCATAAGTGCCCCTTGCCGTACCCAGTATTGATTTGAGAAATGATATCGTAGTACTGAGTTCAGAATAATCGTGCGCCTAAATTCAGTTGACGGCATTAGTTCCGGGCCAATCCTCGTGAACACATCACAAGTCTAGAATCAAATCCAGCAAAAAGGCAACACTTTTACGGAATTCCAATATGATGAAATGTGGTTGAAGAGTGAGAGAAACAAATCCCATTCGCCTCCGCTATGTCAAAATCCCAACTAAAAACTACCGAGCAAAAAGGCTAACTAAGTACGAGAATATCGAAAAAAGGGGTAAGGAAATGCTGGCTTAGAGAGCCTTTGCCTCCTATATCCGTCCGTCCGTCCGTCCGTCCTTCCTTAAGTCCATAACCATATTCCGTACTGACATATCGCGTTCA
Coding sequences within:
- a CDS encoding elongator complex protein 1, with translation MRNLRNLRFGQCQRDNVTAACWDPEKDQVLVVAQPSVDSCEIELLRISGDRDISVGTVASWEAPNPSPDLVVDKVVSLQYLSGSATTCLVFEGGDIVTVREDDFSEEGAHIEIVGSIDVGIAAARWSPDEELLIVVTKENNVIFMGSTFDPVAEIPMTVEDLNASKHVSVGWGKKETQFQGRGAKAMRDPTIPEKVDEGLPSPHEDGATTISWRGDGAYVAINSVQEVSRRVIRVYSREGELDSASEPVDGLESSLSWRPAGNLMAGLQRKSNQIDVVFFERNGLRHGEFTLRSPSGPVEAHERIRLEWNSDSTVLAVIFKDMVQLWTMGNYHWYLKQEIPIDATSTCLSWHPEKALRFVTTSTNTVVVTEHIFHTARGSCHPPHDNGAVAVIDGETVKLTPFRTANVPPPMSMFDIMVPAAAVDVAFGRDNTSFAVLHRKGIDVYEWPVKNGRSIKPKLSKKVLFDEMASPGYNALLRIAAVADAFHYFGYEEEKGFVQRFVHAAGEGKTSLADVNSREVLVATTGYQDDNSFTGYGQDNSGKLFQISESGNETLPVQFQTHLPWFEISKVDDEIVAFGLSRNGHIYANSRLLGKNCTSFIVTPSHLIFTTNNHLVKFVHLSANVDDLEVPADDPETDERCRSVERGSRLVTAIPANMSIVLQMPRGNLETVFPRAMVVAGIRSLIDEKNYARAFSYCRSQRVDMNILYDHQPEQFLANVSLFLDQIPDVAHIDLFLSSLRAEDVTQTMYQDTKRSTNFGADAISSDLSSPAPRGSAVKVNTVCDALLEALQSRKATNLQNTITAHVCKSPPALDDGLLLVAELMREDEKIAEKAVEHICFLVDVNRLYENALGLYNLDLALLVAQQSQRDPREYLPFIQNLHSLPELRRHFEIDDHLERRVKALGHLQTLDVFDELLAYTTKHSLYHDALRLYRYDPPRLQELTAAYAAYLESTSAYREAGLAYESLENWAKATSCYRTAGATCWQECLYTAAQQQPPMSAEAMSDLANNLADALWEAKDYSAAATIHLEYLDSIDMAVRCLCKGYHFADAIRLVVQRKRPDLLTASVDTGLADALGTTTEFLADCKAQLKAQVPRVAELRRKAIEDPLAFYEGDRAGGMDIPDDVSVAASSRVSTSASLFTRYTGKAGSVGTAGTGVSRATSKNRKREEKKRARGRKGTVYEEEYLVNSIRRLIDRVSAAAPDAERLIFALVRRNMPERARAAEALMAEVSEACTAAVAEVFKVPEAEQKNDAEPTWQATGGEAVLQDFVMGQGKKLEPPIVKGVKKLTLLGS